One uncultured Tolumonas sp. genomic window carries:
- a CDS encoding glutamate synthase-related protein, which translates to MEPAVPQRQGMYDPVNEHDACGVGFVAHMKGQKSHSIVEQGLLILKNLDHRGAVGADPLQGDGAGILIQIPDQLYREELAKQGIVLPVAGEFGVGMVFLPQEAASRLACQEEIERAVRGEGQVVLGWRDVPVSREMPMSPAVKAKEPVIRQIFVGRGPDVLVTDALERKLYIIRKRASHAIRALKLKHCNEFYVPSFSARTVNYKGLLLADQVGIYYTDLADPRCVSALALVHQRFSTNTFPTWDLAHPFRMIAHNGEINTVRGNVNWMRARERSVTSPVLGADLDKVWPLIYPGQSDSASFDNALELLVMGGYSLAHAVMMMIPEAWEKHSLMDENRRAFYEYHAAMMEPWDGPAAVAFTDGCQIGATLDRNGLRPARYLVTKDDLVVMASESGVLPIEDSRIAQKWRLQPGKMFLIDLEQGRIIDDKELKNSLANSKPYREWLSKVRINIDEIPGEAQPFEKKASMLDYQQAFGYTMEDTKMLLTPMANNGEEAIGSMGNDAALPVLSSKNKTLYNYFRQLFAQVTNPPIDPIREEMVMSLVSFIGPRPNLLNNADINPPIRLEVAQPILNAAKIEKIRNIQQYTNGKFRSHELNICYPLAWGKEGVEARLASLAAEAEDAVRGGANILLISDRNIDRDHIAIPALLATSTVHLHLVKKGLRTSTGLVVETGSARETHQFALLAGYGAEAIHPWLAMETLREMADGDAAKEEKYVSNFVKAVGKGLCKVMSKMGISTYMSYTGAQIFEVVGLKKVFVDKYFSGTPSKIEGIGLFEVAEETIRLHEAAFSADPVLEDALDAGGEYAFRTRGEDHMWTPDAIAKLQHSTRSGKYESYKEYAKIINDQTKRHLTLRGLFDIKKAAEPVPLEEVESAKEIVKRFATGAMSLGSISTEAHTTLAVAMNRIGGKSNTGEGGEDANRFIPVNQPTLLSDIIGKSRIARDLELQAGDSLRSAIKQVASGRFGVTAEYLANADQIQIKMAQGAKPGEGGQLPGDKVSEYIGKLRHSVPGVGLISPPPHHDIYSIEDLAQLIHDLKNANPTASVSVKLVSEVGVGTVAAGVSKAKADHVVIAGHDGGTGASPLSSIKYAGSPWELGLAETQQTLVLNRLRGRIRVQVDGQIKTGRDVIIGALLGADEFGFATAPLVVEGCIMMRKCHLNTCPVGVATQDPELRKRFSGQPEHVVNYFFFVAEEVRELMAEMGIRKFEDLIGRSDLLDKRAGVEHWKAQGLDFSNVFYQPAVGADEPRLHAGTQDHALEKALDQELVKQAMPALENRQPVRIEIPVKNINRTVGTMLSGEVAKRFGGEGLPDDTIHVTLNGTAGQSFAAFLAKGITLDLVGEGNDYVGKGLSGGRIIVRPNANFTPNPGDNTIIGNTVMYGATSGHAYLNGVAGERFAVRNSGASAVVEGVGDHGCEYMTGGTVVVLGQTGRNFAAGMSGGLAYVLDEDNSFATRCNLSMVTLEKVLPTAEQSASEPWHNDQSDEDHLKALITQHAKYTGSPRAKAILADWDAYRGKFVKVYPNEYRRALQEMTAALQEKEIA; encoded by the coding sequence ATGGAACCGGCGGTACCCCAACGACAAGGGATGTATGACCCCGTAAACGAACATGATGCGTGCGGTGTCGGATTTGTGGCCCACATGAAGGGTCAAAAAAGTCATAGCATTGTCGAACAGGGTTTGTTGATCCTGAAAAACCTCGATCACCGTGGTGCGGTCGGCGCAGATCCGCTGCAAGGCGACGGCGCTGGTATTCTGATCCAGATCCCTGATCAGTTGTATCGCGAAGAATTGGCTAAGCAAGGTATTGTGCTGCCAGTTGCTGGTGAATTCGGGGTTGGTATGGTGTTCCTGCCGCAGGAAGCGGCATCTCGTCTGGCTTGCCAGGAAGAGATTGAACGTGCGGTACGTGGTGAAGGTCAGGTTGTGCTGGGCTGGCGTGATGTGCCGGTGAGCCGCGAGATGCCGATGTCTCCTGCTGTTAAAGCGAAAGAGCCGGTTATCCGCCAGATCTTCGTTGGCCGCGGCCCGGACGTACTGGTCACCGATGCACTGGAACGCAAACTGTATATCATTCGCAAGCGTGCATCTCATGCCATTCGTGCTCTGAAGCTGAAACACTGTAACGAATTCTACGTGCCGTCATTCTCTGCACGTACCGTGAACTATAAAGGTCTGCTGTTGGCGGATCAGGTTGGCATTTATTATACCGACCTGGCCGATCCTCGCTGCGTATCTGCACTGGCACTGGTGCATCAGCGTTTCTCCACCAACACCTTCCCAACATGGGATTTGGCTCATCCATTCCGCATGATTGCGCACAACGGTGAAATTAACACCGTGCGTGGCAACGTGAACTGGATGCGCGCCCGTGAACGTTCAGTAACCTCACCTGTATTGGGTGCTGATCTGGATAAAGTATGGCCATTGATTTACCCAGGTCAGTCAGATTCTGCGTCGTTTGATAACGCGCTGGAACTGCTGGTTATGGGTGGTTATTCACTGGCACACGCCGTGATGATGATGATCCCGGAAGCGTGGGAAAAACATTCCCTGATGGATGAAAATCGTCGCGCGTTCTACGAATATCATGCAGCCATGATGGAACCGTGGGACGGCCCAGCAGCGGTTGCCTTCACTGACGGTTGCCAAATCGGTGCTACGCTTGACCGTAACGGTCTGCGCCCAGCCCGTTATCTGGTGACTAAAGATGATCTGGTGGTTATGGCATCTGAATCTGGCGTGCTGCCGATTGAAGATTCCCGTATTGCTCAGAAATGGCGTCTGCAACCAGGTAAGATGTTCCTGATCGACCTGGAGCAAGGCCGTATCATCGACGATAAAGAACTGAAAAACTCACTGGCGAACTCCAAGCCATACCGTGAGTGGTTAAGCAAAGTTCGTATTAACATTGACGAGATCCCGGGTGAAGCCCAGCCTTTCGAGAAGAAAGCAAGCATGCTGGATTACCAGCAAGCATTTGGTTACACCATGGAAGACACCAAAATGCTGCTTACGCCAATGGCCAACAATGGTGAAGAAGCCATCGGCTCTATGGGTAACGATGCGGCATTACCTGTGTTGTCCAGCAAAAATAAAACGCTGTACAACTACTTCCGTCAGCTGTTCGCTCAGGTAACCAACCCACCGATCGACCCGATCCGTGAAGAGATGGTTATGTCGCTGGTTTCCTTCATTGGTCCACGTCCTAACCTGTTGAACAATGCGGATATCAATCCACCAATTCGTCTGGAAGTAGCGCAACCGATCCTGAATGCCGCGAAGATCGAGAAGATCCGTAACATTCAACAATACACCAACGGCAAATTCCGTTCACACGAACTGAATATCTGCTACCCATTAGCATGGGGTAAAGAGGGTGTTGAAGCGCGTCTGGCGTCACTGGCAGCGGAAGCGGAAGATGCGGTACGTGGCGGCGCCAACATTCTGTTGATTTCTGACCGTAACATCGACCGTGATCATATCGCGATCCCTGCTCTGCTGGCGACTTCCACCGTGCATCTGCATCTGGTGAAAAAAGGTCTGCGTACTAGCACAGGTCTGGTAGTAGAAACCGGCTCTGCTCGTGAAACTCACCAGTTTGCTTTGCTGGCTGGTTACGGTGCCGAAGCGATCCACCCTTGGCTGGCAATGGAAACATTGCGCGAAATGGCCGATGGTGATGCCGCGAAAGAAGAGAAATATGTCTCTAACTTCGTGAAAGCGGTAGGTAAAGGTCTGTGTAAAGTCATGTCGAAGATGGGTATCTCCACTTACATGTCTTACACCGGCGCGCAGATTTTCGAAGTGGTCGGTCTGAAAAAAGTCTTCGTGGATAAATACTTCTCTGGCACTCCTTCCAAAATTGAAGGTATCGGCCTGTTTGAAGTAGCGGAAGAAACCATCCGTCTGCATGAAGCTGCGTTTTCTGCTGATCCTGTGCTTGAAGATGCCTTAGATGCCGGTGGTGAATATGCATTCCGTACCCGTGGTGAAGACCACATGTGGACACCAGATGCGATCGCTAAATTGCAGCACTCAACTCGTAGCGGTAAGTACGAAAGCTACAAAGAGTACGCAAAGATCATCAACGACCAGACTAAACGTCATCTGACACTGCGCGGCTTGTTTGATATCAAGAAAGCAGCGGAACCAGTACCACTGGAAGAAGTTGAATCGGCAAAAGAGATCGTTAAACGTTTTGCTACCGGTGCGATGTCACTGGGTTCTATTTCTACCGAAGCACACACTACACTGGCTGTGGCGATGAACCGTATTGGCGGTAAATCCAACACTGGTGAAGGTGGTGAAGATGCTAACCGTTTCATTCCGGTTAACCAGCCAACACTGTTGTCTGACATCATCGGTAAATCGCGTATTGCGCGTGATTTAGAACTACAAGCCGGTGACAGTCTGCGTTCTGCGATCAAACAGGTCGCATCTGGTCGTTTCGGTGTAACAGCTGAATATCTGGCCAATGCGGATCAGATCCAGATCAAGATGGCACAAGGTGCTAAACCAGGTGAAGGCGGTCAGCTGCCAGGTGATAAAGTTTCTGAATATATCGGTAAACTGCGTCACTCTGTGCCAGGTGTAGGTCTGATTTCACCACCACCACATCACGATATTTATTCGATCGAAGACTTGGCACAGCTGATCCACGATCTGAAAAATGCCAACCCAACCGCGTCTGTATCAGTAAAACTGGTATCTGAAGTGGGTGTTGGTACGGTTGCCGCCGGTGTATCTAAAGCCAAAGCTGACCATGTAGTAATTGCTGGTCACGATGGTGGCACCGGTGCATCGCCACTGTCTTCCATCAAGTACGCTGGTTCACCATGGGAACTGGGTCTGGCTGAAACGCAACAAACGCTGGTATTGAACCGCTTACGTGGTCGTATCCGTGTACAAGTTGACGGTCAGATCAAAACCGGTCGTGACGTCATTATCGGTGCCCTGCTGGGTGCTGACGAGTTCGGTTTCGCCACTGCACCGCTGGTGGTTGAAGGCTGTATCATGATGCGTAAATGTCATCTGAATACCTGTCCTGTCGGTGTTGCCACTCAGGATCCTGAACTGCGTAAACGTTTCTCTGGTCAGCCAGAACACGTCGTGAACTACTTCTTCTTCGTTGCGGAAGAAGTGCGTGAGCTGATGGCAGAAATGGGCATCCGTAAGTTTGAAGATCTGATCGGTCGTTCTGACCTGCTGGACAAACGCGCCGGTGTTGAACACTGGAAAGCGCAAGGCCTGGATTTCAGCAACGTATTCTATCAACCAGCTGTGGGTGCTGATGAACCTCGCCTGCATGCCGGTACTCAGGATCACGCGCTGGAAAAAGCTCTGGATCAAGAGCTGGTGAAACAAGCGATGCCAGCACTGGAAAACCGTCAGCCAGTCCGTATCGAAATTCCGGTTAAGAACATCAACCGCACCGTCGGCACTATGCTGTCAGGTGAAGTGGCTAAACGTTTTGGTGGTGAAGGCTTACCTGATGACACCATCCACGTCACGCTGAATGGTACTGCCGGTCAAAGCTTCGCAGCCTTCCTGGCAAAAGGTATCACGCTGGATCTGGTGGGTGAAGGTAACGATTACGTGGGTAAGGGTTTGTCTGGCGGTCGCATCATCGTGCGTCCAAACGCAAACTTCACCCCGAACCCAGGTGACAATACCATCATTGGTAACACCGTGATGTACGGTGCAACCTCGGGTCATGCTTACCTGAACGGTGTAGCGGGTGAACGTTTTGCGGTACGTAACTCAGGTGCATCTGCCGTTGTTGAAGGCGTCGGTGATCACGGTTGTGAATACATGACCGGTGGTACCGTGGTTGTGCTGGGTCAGACAGGCCGTAACTTCGCAGCTGGTATGTCAGGCGGTCTCGCTTATGTACTGGACGAAGACAACAGCTTCGCGACTCGTTGTAACCTGTCGATGGTAACGCTGGAGAAGGTTCTGCCAACCGCAGAACAATCAGCCTCAGAACCATGGCATAACGACCAAAGCGATGAAGATCATCTGAAAGCGCTGATCACACAACACGCTAAATACACTGGTAGCCCACGTGCGAAAGCAATTTTGGCTGACTGGGATGCTTACCGTGGTAAGTTTGTAAAAGTTTATCCGAATGAGTATCGCCGTGCTCTGCAGGAAATGACTGCTGCACTGCAGGAAAAGGAGATTGCGTAA
- a CDS encoding transcriptional regulator GcvA, with the protein MSRRLPPLNALKAFEAAARHLSFTKAAEELFVTQAAISHQIKTLEDFLGLKLFRRRNRSLLLTEEGQGYYQDIRSIFSSVCEATERLMARSAKGTLTVTMQPSFAIQWLVPRLSLFSQLHPEIDVRIKAVDQDADTLIDDVDIAIYYGDGHWSELQMYKLHSEYRIPVCSPSLLQGKKLTKPEDLAQFSLLHDASRRDWSRWLRQVGVSLPNAGQGPIFSHSTMVLQAAVLGQGVALGHSLLSRPEIQAGRLVCPLPQTLINDNAYYLVMVPGHDTLGKVAAFRDWIVALVQQEEAEFDSAL; encoded by the coding sequence ATGTCACGACGTCTTCCCCCGCTGAATGCCTTAAAAGCATTTGAAGCGGCTGCCCGCCACTTAAGTTTTACCAAAGCGGCAGAAGAATTGTTTGTTACTCAGGCGGCTATTAGTCATCAGATCAAAACACTGGAAGATTTTCTGGGGTTAAAACTATTCCGGCGCCGCAATCGCAGTTTGCTGCTCACGGAAGAGGGGCAGGGTTATTATCAGGATATCCGCTCTATTTTCAGTTCGGTTTGTGAAGCCACAGAACGTTTGATGGCACGGAGTGCCAAAGGCACGCTGACGGTCACCATGCAGCCGAGTTTTGCTATTCAGTGGCTGGTGCCGCGATTAAGCCTGTTCAGTCAGTTACACCCGGAAATTGATGTGCGGATCAAAGCAGTGGATCAAGACGCTGATACCTTGATCGATGATGTTGATATTGCTATTTATTACGGCGATGGACATTGGTCTGAGCTGCAGATGTATAAACTGCATTCAGAATATCGCATTCCTGTGTGTTCGCCGTCGTTACTGCAAGGGAAAAAACTGACTAAACCGGAAGATCTGGCGCAATTTTCATTATTGCATGATGCCTCGCGCCGTGACTGGTCGCGCTGGTTACGTCAGGTTGGCGTGTCATTACCCAATGCCGGACAAGGCCCGATCTTTAGCCACTCAACTATGGTACTGCAAGCCGCGGTGTTGGGGCAGGGGGTGGCGCTGGGGCATAGTTTGTTATCCCGCCCGGAAATTCAGGCCGGGCGTCTGGTTTGCCCGCTACCGCAAACGCTCATCAATGATAACGCCTATTATCTGGTGATGGTGCCAGGGCATGATACGTTGGGTAAAGTTGCGGCATTTCGGGATTGGATCGTGGCGTTGGTGCAGCAAGAAGAAGCCGAGTTTGATTCGGCGTTATGA